One window from the genome of Temnothorax longispinosus isolate EJ_2023e unplaced genomic scaffold, Tlon_JGU_v1 HiC_scaffold_528, whole genome shotgun sequence encodes:
- the LOC139824716 gene encoding uncharacterized protein has product MEKPTNMHWQGVKRVFRFKKKTANRGIAFDPNSNCTELNVYCDADWAVDIDTRRSTTGWIALLNGGPVAWSSRKQTVTATSTTEAEFVALCATTKAVIWLKRLMSNLDQQQTQPKPIRCDNQRAITLMRKREGP; this is encoded by the exons ATGGAGAAACCAACGAATATGCATTGGCAAGGAGTAAAAAGagtatttagatttaaaaaaaaaacggcaaATCGAGGAATTGCGTTTGATCCAAATTCAAACTGCACTGAGTTGAACGTTTATTGTGATGCTGATTGGGCTGTCGATATCGACACAAGACGTAGTACAACAGGTTGGATAGCACTCCTGAATGGTGGACCAGTGGCATGGAGTTCAAGAAAACAGACTGTAACTGCAACTTCAACTACGGAAGCAGAATTCGTGGCCTTATGTGCAACAACGAAAGCAGTCATCTGGTTAAAAAGACTGATGTCAAATCTTGATCAACAGCAAACCCAACCTAAGCCGATTAGATGTGACAATCAGAGAGCAATCACTCTG atGAGAAAGCGAGAGGGACCCTAA